A DNA window from Buttiauxella agrestis contains the following coding sequences:
- the dxs gene encoding 1-deoxy-D-xylulose-5-phosphate synthase has protein sequence MSFDIAKYPTLALVESAPELRLLPKESLPKLCDELRRYLLDSVSRSSGHFASGLGTVELTVALHYVYNTPFDQLIWDVGHQAYPHKIITGRRDKIGTIRQKGGLHPFPWRAESEYDVLSVGHSSTSISAGIGIAVAAQKEGKDRRTVCVIGDGAITAGMAFEAMNHAGDIRPNMLVILNDNEMSISENVGALNNHLAQLLSGKLYSSLREGGKKVFSGVPPIKELLKRTEEHLKGMVVPGTLFEELGFNYIGPVDGHDVVGLVNTLKNMRDLNGPQFLHIMTKKGRGYAPAEKDPISFHAVPKFDPQSGTLPKASGGLPSYSKIFGNWLCETAAHDDKLMAVTPAMREGSGMVEFSRQYPSQYFDVAIAEQHAVTFAAGLAIGGYKPVVAIYSTFLQRAYDQVIHDVAIQKLPVLFAIDRAGIVGADGQTHQGAFDISFLRCIPEMVIMTPSDENECRLMLHTGYHYNDGPSAVRYPRGTGTGAELQPLESLPIGKGVKKRAGEKVALLNFGTLLPEAEAVAQSLNATLVDMRFAKPLDEALILELAGCHESLVTIEENAIIGGAGSGVNEVLMANRKVVPVLNIGLPDYFIPQGTQEEARAAIGLDAIGMETKIRDWLK, from the coding sequence ATGAGTTTTGATATTGCCAAATACCCGACCCTCGCACTGGTGGAATCAGCCCCTGAGCTACGCCTGTTGCCAAAAGAAAGCTTGCCGAAACTTTGTGACGAGCTGCGTCGTTACCTGCTCGATAGCGTAAGCCGCTCCAGCGGGCACTTTGCCTCTGGCCTTGGCACGGTAGAACTGACCGTGGCGCTTCACTATGTGTATAACACACCGTTCGACCAGCTAATCTGGGATGTCGGTCATCAGGCATATCCGCACAAAATCATTACTGGACGTCGTGACAAAATTGGCACCATCCGCCAGAAAGGCGGCCTGCATCCGTTCCCATGGCGTGCCGAAAGTGAGTATGACGTTCTGAGCGTGGGTCACTCGTCCACCTCCATCAGCGCCGGAATCGGTATCGCTGTTGCCGCTCAGAAAGAAGGCAAAGACCGCCGCACCGTGTGTGTGATTGGCGATGGCGCGATTACGGCAGGCATGGCTTTTGAAGCGATGAACCACGCAGGGGATATTCGCCCGAACATGCTGGTGATCCTCAACGACAACGAAATGTCGATTTCCGAGAATGTCGGGGCGTTGAACAACCACCTCGCACAACTGCTTTCAGGCAAACTCTATTCATCGCTGCGCGAAGGCGGCAAGAAAGTCTTCTCTGGCGTACCGCCGATTAAAGAACTGCTCAAACGCACCGAAGAACACCTGAAAGGCATGGTGGTGCCGGGTACGTTGTTTGAAGAGCTAGGCTTTAACTATATTGGCCCGGTTGACGGGCACGATGTGGTGGGGCTGGTGAACACGCTCAAAAACATGCGCGACCTGAACGGCCCGCAATTTCTGCACATCATGACCAAAAAAGGTCGTGGTTACGCGCCAGCGGAAAAAGACCCTATCAGCTTCCATGCGGTGCCTAAGTTTGACCCGCAAAGCGGCACGCTGCCAAAAGCGTCGGGTGGCCTGCCGAGCTATTCAAAAATCTTCGGTAACTGGCTGTGCGAAACCGCCGCCCATGACGACAAGCTCATGGCTGTGACGCCAGCAATGCGCGAAGGCTCGGGCATGGTTGAGTTTTCACGCCAGTACCCGTCGCAATATTTTGATGTCGCCATCGCCGAACAGCACGCCGTGACATTCGCCGCCGGTCTGGCAATTGGCGGTTACAAGCCGGTTGTCGCCATTTACTCGACCTTCCTGCAACGTGCTTACGATCAGGTGATTCACGACGTCGCTATCCAGAAACTGCCGGTGTTGTTTGCCATCGACCGCGCCGGGATTGTCGGTGCTGACGGGCAAACCCACCAGGGCGCGTTTGATATCTCCTTCCTGCGCTGCATTCCGGAAATGGTCATCATGACGCCAAGTGATGAAAACGAATGCCGCCTGATGTTACATACGGGTTATCACTACAACGACGGCCCATCCGCCGTGCGTTATCCGCGTGGAACCGGGACGGGTGCTGAGTTGCAGCCGCTGGAATCACTGCCAATCGGCAAAGGCGTGAAGAAACGCGCGGGTGAAAAAGTCGCACTGCTGAACTTCGGCACTCTGTTGCCAGAAGCCGAGGCCGTAGCACAGTCACTTAACGCAACGCTGGTCGATATGCGGTTTGCGAAGCCGCTCGATGAAGCGCTGATTCTTGAACTAGCTGGCTGCCACGAATCGTTAGTGACCATTGAAGAGAATGCCATTATCGGTGGTGCTGGCAGTGGCGTGAATGAAGTGCTGATGGCTAATCGTAAAGTGGTTCCGGTTCTCAATATCGGTCTGCCGGATTACTTTATTCCGCAAGGCACGCAGGAAGAAGCGCGCGCCGCCATCGGTCTTGATGCAATTGGTATGGAAACCAAGATCCGCGACTGGCTCAAATAA
- a CDS encoding aldo/keto reductase — protein MQYNTLGKTDLKVSRLCLGCMTFGEPDRGNHAWTLPEESSRLIIKHAIDNGINFFDTANSYSDGSSEEIVGRALKDFMRREDAVLATKVYFPVGDLAEGLSRPQIMRSIDDSLRRLGTDYVDLLQIHRWDYNTPIEETLEALNDVVKAGKARYIGASSMHSSQLAQALALQDQHGWARFATMQDHYNLIYREEELDMLPLCYEQGIAVIPWSPLARGKLTRPWGDTTARSVSDEVGKNLYDASKDNDAMIAERLANVADDKGVSRAQVALAWLLSKRGIAAPIIGVSREHQLDDLLGAVDLTLKPEEIAELETVYQPHERVGFK, from the coding sequence ATGCAATACAACACGTTAGGAAAAACAGACCTCAAGGTTTCCCGCCTTTGCCTGGGTTGCATGACCTTTGGTGAGCCAGACCGTGGCAATCACGCCTGGACGCTTCCCGAAGAGAGCAGCCGCCTCATCATCAAGCACGCCATTGATAACGGCATTAATTTCTTTGATACCGCCAATAGTTATTCCGACGGTAGCAGCGAAGAGATTGTCGGGCGCGCCCTTAAAGATTTCATGCGTCGTGAAGATGCCGTTCTCGCCACCAAAGTGTACTTCCCGGTCGGTGATTTAGCGGAAGGCCTTTCGCGTCCGCAAATTATGCGTTCGATAGACGACAGCCTACGCCGCCTCGGCACCGATTATGTGGATCTGCTGCAAATCCACCGCTGGGATTACAACACGCCCATTGAAGAGACGCTTGAAGCGCTCAATGATGTCGTAAAAGCAGGCAAGGCGCGTTATATCGGCGCTTCATCAATGCACAGTTCACAACTCGCGCAGGCGCTGGCCTTGCAGGATCAACATGGATGGGCGCGTTTCGCCACCATGCAGGATCACTACAATCTGATCTATCGTGAAGAAGAGCTGGATATGCTACCCCTGTGCTACGAACAAGGGATCGCGGTGATCCCCTGGAGCCCACTGGCTCGCGGCAAATTGACTCGCCCGTGGGGCGATACCACGGCGCGTTCAGTGTCAGATGAGGTTGGTAAAAATCTCTATGACGCCAGTAAAGATAACGATGCAATGATTGCCGAACGCCTGGCGAATGTCGCCGATGATAAAGGCGTGTCGCGTGCGCAGGTTGCGCTGGCTTGGCTGCTGAGTAAACGAGGTATTGCGGCACCGATTATTGGGGTTTCTCGCGAACATCAGCTGGATGATTTGCTTGGGGCGGTGGATCTAACGCTGAAGCCAGAAGAGATTGCCGAGCTGGAAACGGTTTATCAACCGCATGAAAGGGTTGGATTTAAATAA
- the pgpA gene encoding phosphatidylglycerophosphatase A yields the protein MITLLRSKDVAKSRLKLSNPWHLLATGFGSGLSPIMPGTVGSLAAIPFWYLMTFLPWQVYSMVIMLGICIGVYLCHQTARDMGVHDHGSIVWDEFIGMWITLMALPVNDWRWVAAGFIAFRILDIWKPWPIRWFDRNVHGGMGIMVDDIVAGVVAAGIIYLIGHHWPIGLF from the coding sequence ATGATCACTTTGCTCCGCTCTAAAGATGTGGCTAAAAGCCGTCTCAAGCTCAGCAATCCGTGGCATTTACTTGCTACCGGTTTTGGCAGTGGGTTAAGCCCGATTATGCCTGGCACCGTGGGGTCGCTTGCGGCGATCCCGTTCTGGTATTTGATGACTTTCCTGCCGTGGCAGGTCTATTCCATGGTCATCATGCTCGGTATTTGTATCGGTGTTTATCTTTGCCATCAGACTGCACGCGACATGGGCGTTCATGACCATGGCAGTATCGTGTGGGATGAGTTTATTGGCATGTGGATTACCCTGATGGCGCTGCCTGTTAACGACTGGCGCTGGGTGGCCGCAGGATTTATAGCGTTTCGCATTCTTGATATCTGGAAGCCATGGCCTATTCGTTGGTTCGATCGCAACGTTCACGGCGGTATGGGGATTATGGTGGATGATATTGTCGCAGGTGTGGTTGCTGCGGGGATTATTTACCTGATTGGGCACCATTGGCCGATTGGTCTGTTCTGA
- the thiL gene encoding thiamine-phosphate kinase — protein MACGEFSLIARYFDRVSSSRRDVETGIGDDCALLTIAEKQVLAISTDTLVSGIHFLPDIDPRDLGYKALAVNLSDLAAMGADPAWLTLAITLPEVDESWLEAFSDSLFEQLDYYDMQLIGGDTTRGPLAMTLGIHGLVPAGRALKRSGARPGDWIYVTGTPGDSAAGLAILQDRLAVKDATHSAYLKKRHLRPTPRILHGQALRDLASSAIDLSDGLISDLGHILKASECGARIDLDALPYSTALKENVSAERALQWALSGGEDYELCFTVPEMNRGALDVAIGNLGIPFTCIGQVGPESEGLQFLQNGKPVTLDLKGYDHFAPL, from the coding sequence ATGGCATGCGGTGAGTTTTCTCTGATTGCCCGTTATTTTGATCGCGTAAGCAGTTCCCGTCGCGATGTGGAAACCGGAATCGGCGATGATTGTGCATTGCTGACGATAGCCGAGAAGCAAGTCCTCGCGATCAGCACCGATACGCTAGTCTCAGGCATCCACTTCCTGCCGGATATTGACCCTCGTGATTTAGGCTACAAAGCGCTGGCGGTTAATTTAAGCGATTTGGCTGCTATGGGCGCCGATCCGGCCTGGCTGACGCTGGCTATTACCCTTCCTGAAGTCGATGAAAGCTGGCTTGAAGCCTTCAGCGACAGCCTTTTTGAACAACTCGATTACTACGATATGCAGCTGATTGGCGGCGATACCACGCGTGGCCCACTCGCGATGACACTAGGCATTCATGGCCTCGTGCCAGCGGGTCGTGCTTTAAAACGCAGCGGTGCGCGTCCTGGCGACTGGATTTACGTGACGGGTACACCTGGCGATAGCGCCGCAGGTCTGGCTATTTTGCAGGACCGTTTAGCGGTTAAAGATGCTACACACTCTGCTTACCTGAAAAAGCGCCATTTGCGACCGACGCCGCGAATCCTGCATGGTCAGGCATTACGTGATTTAGCGAGCAGCGCCATTGACCTGTCTGACGGGCTAATTTCCGATTTAGGTCATATCCTTAAAGCCAGCGAGTGCGGGGCGCGTATCGATCTCGACGCTCTGCCATATTCGACCGCCTTAAAAGAAAACGTCAGCGCAGAACGTGCGTTGCAGTGGGCGCTTTCGGGTGGCGAAGATTACGAGTTATGCTTTACGGTCCCGGAAATGAACCGTGGCGCACTGGATGTTGCGATAGGCAATCTGGGTATTCCATTTACCTGTATCGGTCAGGTTGGGCCTGAGTCTGAAGGGCTACAGTTTTTGCAAAATGGCAAACCGGTAACGCTGGACTTAAAAGGATATGATCACTTTGCTCCGCTCTAA
- the nusB gene encoding transcription antitermination factor NusB, with protein MKPAARRRARECAVQALYSWQLSRNDIADVEYQFLAEQDVKDVDVNYFRELLVGVATNSAYLDGLMKPYLSRQLEELGQVEKAVLRIALFELAKRDDVPYKVAINEAIDLAKTFGAEDSHKFVNGVLDKAAPQIRPRKK; from the coding sequence GTGAAACCTGCTGCTCGTCGCCGTGCCCGTGAGTGTGCCGTTCAGGCGCTTTACTCCTGGCAGTTATCTCGAAATGACATCGCTGATGTCGAATACCAGTTCCTGGCGGAACAGGACGTCAAAGACGTTGACGTTAACTACTTCCGCGAACTGTTGGTCGGGGTGGCTACTAACAGCGCGTATCTGGATGGGCTAATGAAGCCTTATCTGTCCCGTCAGCTCGAAGAGTTGGGTCAGGTAGAAAAAGCGGTTCTGCGTATCGCACTGTTTGAACTGGCTAAGCGTGATGACGTGCCATACAAAGTGGCGATTAACGAAGCCATCGATCTTGCGAAAACCTTCGGTGCCGAAGACAGCCACAAGTTCGTGAATGGTGTACTTGATAAAGCTGCTCCGCAAATTCGTCCCCGCAAGAAATAA
- the ribH gene encoding 6,7-dimethyl-8-ribityllumazine synthase, with translation MNIIEAAVATPDARVAITIARFNNFINDSLLDGAIDALKRIGQVKDENITVVWVPGAYELPLAADALAKTKRYDAVIALGTVIRGGTAHFEYVAGGASNGLAHVAQETGIPVAFGVLTTESIEQAIERAGTKAGNKGAEAALTALEMINVLKAIKA, from the coding sequence ATGAACATCATTGAAGCAGCCGTTGCTACTCCAGACGCTCGCGTCGCCATCACCATCGCGCGTTTTAATAACTTCATCAATGACAGCCTGCTTGACGGTGCGATTGACGCCCTGAAACGTATTGGCCAGGTTAAAGATGAAAATATCACTGTGGTCTGGGTTCCGGGTGCTTATGAGTTGCCACTGGCGGCAGACGCACTGGCGAAAACCAAGCGTTATGACGCAGTGATTGCGCTGGGTACGGTTATCCGTGGCGGCACAGCTCACTTTGAATATGTTGCTGGTGGTGCCAGCAACGGCCTGGCGCATGTTGCTCAGGAAACGGGTATTCCAGTCGCCTTTGGCGTGCTGACCACTGAAAGTATTGAACAAGCCATCGAACGCGCTGGCACAAAAGCCGGTAACAAAGGTGCAGAAGCTGCACTGACCGCGCTTGAAATGATTAATGTATTGAAAGCCATCAAGGCCTGA
- the ribD gene encoding bifunctional diaminohydroxyphosphoribosylaminopyrimidine deaminase/5-amino-6-(5-phosphoribosylamino)uracil reductase RibD, protein MSLDEKFMARALQLAKRGRFTTMPNPNVGCVIAKDGEIVGEGFHFRAGEPHAEVHALRMAGDKAQGATAYVTLEPCSHHGRTPPCCDALIAAGVKRVVAAMQDPNPQVAGRGLYRLQQAGIDVSHGLMMNEAEAINRGFLKRMRTGFPYIQLKLGASLDGRTAMASGESQWITSPESRRDVQRLRAQSAAILSSSATVLADNPSLTVRWNELDSATQAVYHEENLRQPTRIILDRENRVSPQHKIITQAGETWLARCNADQQTWPEGVEQFIVPEHNGHLDLVVMMMLLGKRQINSIWVEAGATLGGALLQAGLVDELIVYVAPKLLGNDALGLCNLPGLEKLADAPEFSFSEVRQVGPDLCLHLTPRYAR, encoded by the coding sequence ATGTCGCTTGATGAAAAATTTATGGCGCGTGCTTTGCAACTGGCAAAGCGCGGACGTTTCACTACCATGCCGAACCCGAATGTTGGCTGCGTGATTGCCAAAGATGGTGAAATCGTTGGCGAAGGTTTCCATTTTCGTGCGGGCGAACCTCATGCAGAAGTTCACGCGTTGCGTATGGCGGGCGACAAAGCACAAGGTGCCACGGCGTATGTCACGCTGGAACCTTGCAGCCATCATGGGCGCACACCACCTTGCTGCGACGCTTTAATTGCTGCCGGAGTGAAGCGGGTGGTTGCCGCGATGCAGGATCCGAATCCGCAAGTCGCCGGGCGTGGTTTATACCGTCTGCAACAGGCTGGCATTGATGTCAGCCACGGCTTGATGATGAACGAAGCCGAGGCCATTAACCGCGGTTTCCTGAAGCGTATGCGTACTGGCTTCCCTTATATTCAACTTAAACTTGGTGCATCGCTGGATGGACGTACCGCCATGGCGAGCGGCGAAAGTCAGTGGATCACCTCGCCTGAATCACGCCGCGATGTGCAGCGTCTACGTGCGCAAAGTGCCGCGATTCTTAGCAGCAGTGCCACGGTTCTGGCGGATAACCCTTCATTAACCGTACGCTGGAATGAATTAGATAGCGCCACACAGGCGGTATATCACGAGGAAAACCTGCGTCAGCCGACACGCATTATTCTGGACCGTGAAAATCGAGTGTCGCCGCAACATAAAATTATCACGCAAGCGGGGGAGACCTGGCTTGCCCGTTGCAATGCAGACCAGCAAACGTGGCCCGAAGGGGTTGAGCAGTTTATCGTGCCGGAGCATAACGGCCACCTGGATCTGGTGGTGATGATGATGCTGCTGGGCAAGCGCCAGATAAACTCTATTTGGGTAGAGGCGGGCGCCACCCTCGGCGGCGCGCTGCTGCAGGCAGGTCTGGTTGATGAACTGATTGTCTACGTTGCGCCAAAGTTATTAGGCAATGATGCGCTTGGCCTGTGTAACCTGCCGGGGCTTGAAAAACTCGCTGATGCGCCCGAATTTAGCTTTAGCGAAGTTCGTCAGGTCGGCCCAGATTTGTGCCTGCATTTGACACCGCGATACGCGCGTTAG
- the nrdR gene encoding transcriptional regulator NrdR, with product MHCPFCFAVDTKVIDSRLVGEGSSVRRRRQCLVCNERFTTFEVAELVMPRVVKSNDVREPFNEDKLRSGFLKALEKRPVSSDDVEMAINHIKSQLRGTGEREVPSKMIGNLVMEQLKKLDKVAYIRFASVYRSFEDIREFGEEIARLQD from the coding sequence ATGCATTGCCCATTCTGTTTCGCAGTAGACACCAAAGTGATTGATTCCCGGCTTGTCGGCGAAGGGTCTTCCGTGCGTCGTCGCCGTCAGTGCCTGGTTTGTAATGAACGTTTCACGACGTTTGAAGTGGCAGAGCTTGTTATGCCACGCGTAGTGAAAAGTAATGATGTTCGCGAGCCGTTTAATGAAGACAAACTGCGCAGCGGTTTTTTAAAAGCGCTGGAAAAGCGCCCTGTCAGTTCCGATGACGTAGAAATGGCGATAAACCATATCAAATCCCAGTTACGTGGCACCGGCGAGCGTGAAGTGCCGAGCAAAATGATCGGTAATCTGGTGATGGAGCAGCTCAAAAAACTCGATAAAGTGGCCTATATCCGCTTTGCTTCGGTTTATCGCAGCTTTGAAGATATCCGTGAATTTGGCGAAGAAATCGCCCGCTTACAGGATTAA